A region from the Candidatus Thiothrix putei genome encodes:
- the tnpB gene encoding IS66 family insertion sequence element accessory protein TnpB (TnpB, as the term is used for proteins encoded by IS66 family insertion elements, is considered an accessory protein, since TnpC, encoded by a neighboring gene, is a DDE family transposase.), whose translation MFAPAATARIWLCTQATDMRKSFTGLTALVKNQLGQNPLSGHYFVFVNLRKTQMKILYFEPGGYCLWSQRLEQGQYRVQPTTSGQRELTRTDLQLILAGIEVQKSRQFKRYQYPVQPHSGTISP comes from the coding sequence AGCCACCGCCCGCATCTGGCTATGCACCCAAGCCACCGACATGCGCAAAAGCTTTACGGGGCTGACCGCTTTGGTGAAAAACCAGTTAGGGCAAAATCCCCTGAGTGGGCATTATTTCGTGTTTGTGAACCTGCGTAAAACCCAGATGAAGATCCTCTATTTTGAACCCGGCGGCTATTGCTTATGGAGCCAACGCCTGGAGCAGGGCCAATACCGGGTGCAGCCGACAACTAGCGGGCAGCGCGAACTGACCCGGACGGATTTGCAGTTGATTTTGGCGGGCATTGAGGTGCAAAAATCCAGACAATTCAAGCGTTACCAGTATCCTGTGCAGCCACATTCTGGTACAATAAGCCCATGA
- a CDS encoding glycosyltransferase family 4 protein, producing the protein MQVALVHEWLSEIAGSEKCVGSFNSLYPEADIFTLVDWLDDADRTSLLADKRTQTSFIQRLPFARKHFRHYLPLFPLAIEQFNLEKYDLILSSSHSVAKGVLTHHRQLHVCYCHTPVRYAWDMYHDYLRDGNLQSSIKSWLTRYALHRLRLWDVASSNRVDYFIANSHYVRKRIQKIYRREAHVIYPPVDTDRFSLETNKENYYLTFSRLVPYKRTDLIIQVFANTSHKLLVVGNGPEMEKLRKMATANIEFLGYQPDEIVTSLMQKAKALVFAALEDFGIIPVEAQACGTPVICLNQGGTAETVIHNKTGIHFAEQTEAAIRQAVDEFETKQHTFDPKIINQFAQRFSAMRFRDEINEYINGLMEKTKT; encoded by the coding sequence ATGCAAGTTGCACTCGTACATGAATGGCTTAGTGAAATCGCAGGTTCAGAAAAATGTGTCGGATCATTCAACAGCCTATACCCAGAAGCCGACATCTTCACCTTAGTAGACTGGCTGGATGATGCTGATCGCACATCGCTTTTGGCTGACAAACGAACCCAAACATCATTCATCCAACGACTACCCTTTGCCCGTAAACACTTTCGTCATTACCTTCCACTATTTCCCCTCGCGATTGAGCAGTTCAATCTGGAAAAGTACGATCTAATATTATCTTCATCTCATTCGGTCGCAAAAGGTGTGTTAACTCATCACCGGCAGTTACATGTGTGCTATTGCCACACACCGGTACGCTACGCTTGGGATATGTATCATGACTACCTGCGCGACGGAAATTTACAAAGCAGCATAAAATCTTGGCTTACTCGCTATGCTTTACATCGTCTGCGCCTATGGGATGTAGCCAGTAGCAACCGTGTGGACTATTTCATTGCCAATTCACACTATGTCCGCAAGCGCATCCAAAAAATTTATCGGCGGGAAGCTCACGTCATTTACCCACCTGTAGACACTGATCGGTTCAGTTTAGAGACAAATAAAGAAAATTATTATTTAACTTTCTCACGACTGGTTCCTTATAAACGGACAGATCTGATAATACAGGTATTTGCTAATACCTCACACAAGCTGCTAGTGGTTGGTAATGGCCCTGAAATGGAAAAATTACGCAAGATGGCAACTGCTAATATTGAGTTTTTAGGCTATCAACCTGATGAAATCGTAACCAGTCTAATGCAAAAAGCGAAGGCGCTGGTATTTGCCGCGTTGGAAGACTTCGGTATTATCCCTGTGGAAGCCCAAGCCTGTGGTACACCGGTTATTTGCCTGAATCAGGGGGGAACCGCAGAAACTGTCATTCATAATAAAACTGGCATCCATTTTGCGGAACAGACCGAAGCTGCAATCCGCCAGGCAGTGGATGAATTCGAGACAAAACAGCATACCTTTGACCCCAAAATCATTAACCAATTTGCCCAGCGATTTTCCGCAATGCGTTTTCGTGATGAGATTAATGAGTACATAAATGGATTAATGGAAAAGACTAAAACTTGA